A genomic region of Methanosphaera sp. contains the following coding sequences:
- a CDS encoding TIGR03576 family pyridoxal phosphate-dependent enzyme: MSITLDEVKRREKGLSIINDKIKNDGIDSLIDLTGLAGGFDLEAEDISLLETYAGPAVFDAKIQELGRQHLGGEKILPVNRTTSGIVATIIALVKPSTKIVHFLAKKPAHPSIPRTAELVGADYEEFTNVDDVVVDENTSLVVITGTTMDLEVIDVEDFKAVIAKAKEFDVPVFVDDASGARIRCAVYDQPRAIDLGADLSVTSTDKLMEGPRGGLMAGSEKLIDEIKLVVNQYGLEAQAPLVVAMIKGIEKYSPDRIREAFKQKDELNEMLISRNLNPLKTPTGFMFKEDEIKAELEKRGATVDVDADVIASVYSMILLENYNIITIPSVGMPGASKTVRIDWSAKDSDKLTMDEMVNAIDDTFNRTVSVIADGKILDVLY, from the coding sequence ATGTCAATAACATTAGATGAAGTAAAAAGACGAGAAAAAGGACTTAGTATTATAAATGATAAAATAAAAAATGATGGTATTGATAGTTTAATTGATCTAACAGGACTTGCTGGTGGATTTGATTTAGAAGCAGAAGATATATCATTACTTGAAACATATGCAGGACCTGCAGTATTTGATGCAAAAATTCAGGAACTTGGACGTCAACATCTTGGTGGAGAAAAAATCTTACCTGTAAATCGTACAACAAGTGGTATTGTTGCAACTATTATTGCACTTGTTAAACCTTCCACAAAAATTGTACATTTTCTTGCAAAAAAACCTGCACATCCATCAATTCCTCGTACAGCAGAACTTGTAGGTGCTGATTATGAAGAATTTACAAATGTTGATGATGTTGTAGTTGATGAAAATACATCACTTGTAGTTATTACTGGTACTACAATGGATTTAGAAGTAATTGATGTTGAAGATTTTAAAGCTGTAATTGCTAAAGCTAAAGAATTTGATGTACCTGTATTTGTTGATGATGCATCTGGTGCAAGAATTCGTTGTGCTGTATATGATCAGCCTAGAGCTATTGATCTTGGTGCTGATTTATCTGTAACAAGTACTGATAAGCTTATGGAAGGTCCTCGTGGTGGACTTATGGCTGGAAGTGAAAAACTTATTGATGAAATAAAACTTGTTGTTAATCAGTATGGTCTTGAAGCTCAAGCTCCTCTTGTTGTTGCTATGATTAAAGGTATTGAAAAATATTCACCTGATCGTATTCGTGAAGCTTTCAAACAAAAAGATGAACTTAATGAAATGCTTATTTCTAGAAATTTAAATCCTCTTAAAACACCTACAGGTTTCATGTTTAAAGAAGATGAAATTAAAGCTGAACTTGAAAAAAGAGGTGCAACAGTGGATGTTGATGCTGATGTTATTGCATCTGTATATTCAATGATTCTTCTTGAAAATTATAACATTATTACTATTCCATCTGTTGGAATGCCTGGTGCTTCTAAAACTGTACGTATTGACTGGTCTGCTAAAGATTCAGATAAGTTAACTATGGATGAAATGGTTAATGCTATTGATGATACATTTAACAGGACTGTTAGTGTTATTGCTGATGGTAAAATTTTAGATGTATTATACTAA
- a CDS encoding biotin--[acetyl-CoA-carboxylase] ligase, protein MIRKKILKNIEDSYVTEEELLEKLDITHEKLKDHILNLKDVGYDILYDLDKGYKLKDVPDILDAYEVARGLKTEMMGNSIHFYDTLESTNDTAKKFVEDGAKEGSVIIAGSQTAGRTRKYDDWVSPEGGIYMTLILRPKVALQEASKLTIVTGVAIAKTLHDKFGINAGIKWPNDILIGDKKISGILTEAVTNYETNELEAVLVGIGIDANIKEEDIPDDLKEVATTIKKEIDKRINRADILRTFLGVFEELYKEFNKGNFKYIIAEWRRLSSTTGNRVKVYKNGKVTYGDAVGITNKGLLIVEDDDGKLIKISSGVVEII, encoded by the coding sequence ATGATAAGAAAAAAAATATTAAAAAATATTGAAGATTCATATGTTACAGAAGAAGAATTACTAGAAAAATTAGATATAACACATGAAAAATTAAAAGATCACATATTGAATCTTAAAGATGTTGGATATGACATATTATATGATTTAGATAAAGGTTACAAACTTAAAGATGTACCAGATATACTTGATGCATATGAAGTTGCACGAGGACTTAAAACTGAGATGATGGGAAACAGTATTCACTTCTATGACACACTTGAATCAACAAATGACACAGCTAAGAAATTTGTAGAAGATGGTGCAAAAGAAGGTTCTGTAATTATTGCAGGAAGCCAAACAGCAGGTCGTACACGTAAGTATGATGATTGGGTATCACCAGAAGGTGGTATATACATGACACTTATACTCAGACCTAAAGTTGCACTACAGGAAGCATCAAAACTTACAATTGTAACAGGTGTAGCAATTGCAAAAACATTACATGATAAATTTGGTATTAATGCAGGAATTAAATGGCCTAATGATATATTAATTGGTGATAAAAAGATTTCAGGAATTCTAACTGAAGCTGTTACAAACTATGAAACAAATGAACTTGAAGCAGTACTTGTTGGTATTGGAATAGATGCAAACATAAAAGAAGAAGACATACCTGATGATCTTAAAGAAGTTGCAACAACAATTAAAAAAGAAATTGATAAAAGAATTAACAGAGCAGATATTCTCAGAACATTCCTTGGAGTATTTGAAGAATTATACAAGGAATTTAACAAAGGAAACTTTAAATATATCATTGCTGAATGGAGAAGATTATCATCAACTACAGGTAACAGAGTAAAAGTATATAAAAATGGAAAAGTTACATATGGTGATGCTGTAGGTATTACAAATAAAGGACTTTTAATTGTTGAAGATGATGATGGAAAACTTATCAAGATCTCATCTGGTGTAGTTGAAATAATATAA
- a CDS encoding acetyl-CoA carboxylase biotin carboxylase subunit, which translates to MFDKVLIANRGEIAIRVMRACKELDVNTVAIHSDEDEKALFTKFADEAVPLNSSILAKSYLDVEKIINIAVDTGADAIHPGYGFLSENPTLGELCDENGITLIGPRKNAIEAMGDKITSKQLMNKIGVPTVPGDKEGIEDVDVAKSRAREIGYPVIIKSSAGGGGIGMRVVYEEDELVRAIESTQNLAKTTFGDGTVYLEKYIEKPRHIEFQVLADNYGNTIHVCDRECSIQRRHQKLIEEAPSPIMTEELRERMGESAIKAAKSVDYNSAGTVEFMYSNGEYYFLEMNTRIQVEHPITEAITGVDLVKQQIKVASGEKLEYTQDDININGHAIECRINAEDPLNDFIPTPGKILGYRSPGGIGVRMDSGVYNGYTIPSIYDSMIAKLIVHARNRDEAIARMQRALNEFIVVGVKTTIPFHKALMKNENFRKANLDTSFIEENQMDLRTAIEQVVVEDEEKINQYKSTFLPNKKIAAISTGVASYMTRIMEEQEKAKK; encoded by the coding sequence ATGTTTGATAAAGTATTAATTGCAAATCGTGGAGAAATTGCTATACGTGTAATGCGAGCATGTAAAGAGTTAGATGTTAATACTGTAGCAATCCACTCAGATGAAGATGAAAAAGCATTATTTACAAAATTTGCAGATGAAGCAGTACCACTTAATTCATCAATTCTTGCAAAATCATATCTTGATGTTGAAAAAATTATTAACATCGCAGTAGATACAGGTGCTGATGCTATACATCCAGGTTATGGATTCTTATCTGAAAATCCAACACTTGGTGAATTATGTGATGAAAATGGTATTACACTCATTGGTCCAAGAAAAAATGCAATTGAAGCAATGGGAGATAAAATTACATCAAAACAATTAATGAATAAAATTGGTGTACCTACAGTTCCTGGAGATAAGGAAGGAATTGAAGATGTTGATGTTGCAAAAAGCAGAGCAAGAGAAATTGGATATCCTGTAATTATCAAATCCTCAGCTGGTGGTGGAGGAATTGGTATGAGAGTAGTTTATGAAGAAGATGAACTTGTTCGTGCAATTGAATCAACTCAGAATCTTGCAAAAACTACCTTTGGTGATGGAACAGTATATCTTGAAAAATATATTGAAAAACCAAGACACATAGAATTCCAGGTTCTTGCTGATAATTATGGAAATACAATACATGTATGTGATCGTGAATGTTCAATTCAAAGAAGACATCAAAAACTTATAGAAGAAGCACCATCTCCTATTATGACTGAAGAATTAAGAGAACGTATGGGAGAATCTGCAATTAAAGCAGCAAAAAGTGTAGATTATAACAGTGCTGGTACTGTTGAATTTATGTATTCAAATGGTGAATATTATTTCCTTGAAATGAACACAAGAATTCAGGTAGAACATCCAATTACAGAGGCAATTACTGGTGTAGATCTTGTAAAACAACAGATTAAAGTTGCATCTGGTGAAAAATTAGAATATACACAGGATGATATTAATATAAATGGTCATGCTATTGAATGTCGTATCAATGCTGAAGATCCACTTAATGATTTCATACCAACACCTGGTAAAATCTTAGGTTACAGATCACCTGGTGGTATTGGTGTACGTATGGATAGTGGTGTTTATAATGGTTATACTATTCCATCAATTTATGATTCTATGATTGCAAAACTTATTGTTCATGCAAGAAATAGGGATGAAGCTATTGCTCGTATGCAACGTGCTCTTAATGAATTTATTGTTGTTGGTGTAAAAACTACAATTCCATTCCATAAGGCTTTAATGAAAAATGAAAACTTCAGAAAAGCAAATCTTGATACAAGTTTCATTGAAGAAAACCAGATGGACTTAAGAACTGCTATTGAACAGGTAGTAGTTGAAGATGAAGAAAAAATTAATCAGTATAAATCTACATTCCTTCCTAATAAGAAGATTGCAGCAATTTCAACTGGTGTTGCAAGTTACATGACAAGAATAATGGAAGAACAGGAAAAAGCTAAAAAATAG